In Bacillus sp. DX3.1, the following proteins share a genomic window:
- a CDS encoding YhfC family intramembrane metalloprotease, with product MVSNAVISSMIIQMVISVLVPIIVLVYFRKKYQISFKVIGVGILIFIGFSQILEKTLHMFVLGNPVTNELLQNPFIYATYGGLAAGIFEEFGRFVAFFYLLKKYQGYKDGLAYGLGHGGIESILIGALAGIQSLSFAFSINNGTFSKFIEQTPQLSKVQDALINTPAYLYWFGSLERIIALILQIAFTMLVLYGVKQKKYVFVLYAVLFHAFVDFFAALYQAGKINLFVTEGLMVVFGICAYILIRKMKEKLTTEPITS from the coding sequence ATGGTTTCAAATGCTGTGATCAGCAGTATGATTATCCAAATGGTGATCTCTGTTCTCGTTCCCATTATCGTTCTCGTTTATTTTCGGAAAAAATATCAGATTTCCTTTAAAGTGATTGGTGTTGGGATTCTTATTTTTATCGGATTTTCACAAATTTTAGAGAAGACGCTTCACATGTTTGTTCTCGGAAATCCGGTGACAAATGAACTATTACAAAACCCATTCATTTATGCAACTTATGGTGGCCTTGCTGCCGGCATTTTTGAAGAGTTTGGACGCTTTGTTGCCTTCTTCTATTTACTAAAGAAATATCAAGGTTATAAAGATGGGCTAGCCTATGGACTTGGGCACGGCGGAATTGAATCCATTTTAATCGGTGCGCTAGCTGGTATTCAAAGTCTGTCCTTTGCCTTTTCTATTAACAATGGCACCTTCTCAAAGTTCATTGAGCAAACTCCCCAGCTCAGTAAAGTACAGGATGCTTTAATCAACACTCCAGCCTACTTATATTGGTTTGGTAGTCTAGAAAGAATCATCGCACTTATTTTACAAATAGCCTTCACAATGCTTGTATTATACGGTGTGAAACAAAAGAAATATGTTTTCGTTTTATACGCTGTCCTCTTCCATGCATTTGTAGACTTCTTTGCAGCACTCTATCAAGCAGGGAAAATCAACTTGTTTGTCACAGAGGGTCTAATGGTCGTATTCGGAATCTGTGCCTATATCTTGATTCGTAAAATGAAAGAAAAACTTACAACAGAACCGATTACAAGCTAA
- a CDS encoding GNAT family N-acetyltransferase, with translation MSDKKVQRGVELKKDWLKNRLEEGLIFKKLDAKGKVFIEYLPAEYAWAPISAAGYTCVNCFWVSGRFKGQGYGAQLLDACIQDSKEKGKHGIVVISSNKKRPYLSDSNYLKKKGFQVCDTAPPYFELLVYKFNPDAPTPQFKAGAKEMKITNQNGLVVYYTNQCPFTDYYINQELRDVTKQYNIAFECIQLTSREDAQNAPCAFTTYGAFYNGEFLTHEILTAKKFEKMMMNMKQI, from the coding sequence ATGTCGGACAAGAAAGTACAGCGTGGTGTTGAGCTAAAAAAAGATTGGCTAAAAAATCGTCTCGAAGAAGGACTTATTTTCAAAAAGCTAGATGCAAAAGGAAAGGTCTTTATTGAATACCTTCCAGCTGAATATGCATGGGCACCTATCTCTGCAGCCGGATACACATGTGTGAACTGCTTTTGGGTGTCTGGACGTTTTAAAGGACAAGGCTATGGCGCTCAGTTGCTAGACGCGTGCATACAAGACTCAAAAGAAAAGGGAAAACACGGGATTGTGGTCATTTCAAGCAATAAAAAGCGTCCATATTTATCAGATAGTAACTATTTAAAGAAAAAAGGGTTTCAAGTATGTGATACGGCACCGCCTTATTTTGAACTGCTTGTTTATAAATTCAATCCAGATGCTCCTACTCCGCAATTTAAAGCAGGTGCAAAAGAAATGAAGATTACAAATCAGAACGGCTTAGTTGTCTATTATACGAATCAATGTCCCTTCACCGACTATTACATTAATCAGGAATTAAGAGACGTTACAAAGCAGTATAACATTGCTTTCGAATGCATTCAGTTGACATCACGAGAAGATGCACAAAATGCTCCTTGTGCTTTTACAACGTACGGGGCTTTTTATAATGGAGAATTTTTAACTCATGAAATTTTAACTGCGAAAAAGTTTGAAAAGATGATGATGAACATGAAACAAATATAA
- a CDS encoding histidine phosphatase family protein — protein sequence MKKLIVVRHCSATDQEPDATLTIGGHDEANNLAHFLIRSNLQVESILSSPFTRAIQSVAPFASQANLPIKEDERLTERILSDTKMEDWLPKLEHTFTNIDIAFSGGESTRQAMDRVASVIHDILKQEHTVTLLMTHGNLFTLLLKHFDNRIGFSTWKNLSNPDVYEITVGEQTTIHRLWGDAIETRFTTRSEHRN from the coding sequence TTGAAAAAACTTATTGTTGTACGGCACTGCTCAGCTACTGACCAAGAACCGGATGCAACACTAACAATTGGAGGACATGACGAAGCGAATAATCTTGCTCATTTTCTCATTAGGAGCAACCTACAAGTAGAATCCATTCTTTCAAGCCCTTTTACCCGAGCTATTCAATCCGTTGCACCATTTGCATCACAAGCCAATCTACCGATCAAAGAAGATGAAAGACTAACCGAACGAATACTAAGCGATACCAAAATGGAAGATTGGCTACCTAAACTCGAACATACTTTTACAAATATAGATATTGCCTTTTCAGGCGGAGAGTCAACGCGGCAAGCTATGGACCGAGTTGCATCGGTCATCCACGATATTTTAAAGCAAGAACATACTGTAACCTTACTTATGACACACGGAAATTTATTCACATTGCTTTTAAAACACTTTGATAATCGAATCGGCTTTTCCACATGGAAAAACTTAAGTAATCCAGATGTGTATGAAATTACAGTTGGTGAACAAACGACAATCCACAGATTGTGGGGGGATGCAATTGAAACTCGTTTCACTACACGCTCAGAACATAGGAACTGA
- the glpX gene encoding class II fructose-bisphosphatase gives MERELALEIVRVTEAAALASAQWMGRGKKNEADDAATTAMRDMFDSVSMAGTVVIGEGELDEAPMLYIGEKLGTGNGPEVDIAVDPLEGTNIVAKGHANAMAVIAIADKGNLLHAPDMYMEKIAVGPKAAGKISLDDPIEKTIDIVAEANNKKIRDLTVIIQERERHQDIIDRVRAKGARVKLFGDGDVGASIATALPGTGIDLFVGVGGAPEGVISAAALKCLGGEMQARLVPMNEEEEARCRKMGLEDPRQLLMLDDLVSGEDAIFSATGVSAGELLDGVKFLGGDLAETYSIVMRYKTRTVRFIKTHHHLDHKPHLNLDI, from the coding sequence TTGGAACGTGAACTCGCATTAGAAATTGTCCGTGTAACAGAAGCAGCAGCCCTTGCATCAGCACAATGGATGGGTCGTGGAAAGAAAAACGAAGCAGATGACGCAGCAACTACTGCTATGCGTGATATGTTTGATTCGGTAAGTATGGCAGGTACTGTTGTAATTGGTGAAGGAGAACTTGATGAAGCACCAATGTTATATATTGGTGAAAAACTAGGGACAGGCAACGGTCCAGAAGTAGATATCGCCGTTGACCCATTAGAAGGTACAAACATTGTTGCAAAAGGCCATGCAAACGCAATGGCAGTTATTGCAATCGCAGATAAAGGGAACCTTCTTCATGCTCCGGATATGTACATGGAAAAAATCGCGGTTGGTCCAAAAGCAGCTGGTAAAATCAGCTTAGATGATCCAATTGAAAAAACAATTGATATTGTAGCAGAAGCAAATAATAAAAAAATTCGTGACCTAACAGTTATCATCCAAGAGCGTGAACGTCATCAAGACATCATTGACCGTGTACGTGCAAAAGGTGCACGTGTAAAATTATTCGGTGATGGCGATGTTGGTGCGTCAATCGCAACAGCTCTTCCAGGAACAGGTATCGATTTATTCGTTGGTGTTGGCGGTGCTCCAGAAGGTGTTATCTCTGCCGCAGCACTGAAATGTCTTGGCGGTGAAATGCAAGCACGCTTAGTTCCAATGAATGAAGAAGAAGAAGCACGTTGCCGTAAAATGGGATTAGAGGATCCTCGTCAACTTCTTATGTTAGATGACTTAGTATCTGGCGAAGATGCAATCTTCTCAGCAACAGGCGTATCTGCTGGCGAGTTATTAGACGGTGTGAAATTCCTTGGCGGAGATTTAGCAGAAACGTATTCTATCGTTATGCGTTATAAAACAAGAACGGTACGCTTTATTAAAACGCATCACCATTTAGACCATAAACCTCACTTAAATTTAGATATTTAA
- a CDS encoding MBL fold metallo-hydrolase: MIEQLSLGFSNVFLLRGDKTIIVDTGRPGNETRILQALEQRNISPADVSLILLTHGHFDHFGSVRTLKQKLNVPVAIHHLDQVALKNGKDPALHPTRFTGKLLKLFLHGKTKGLEPDIIIHKEFDLHDYGVAGRVIHTPGHTPGSLSIVFENHDVIIGDLLMGGHLGGLLSPRTPNIHYFAEDIQQVHNSIHKVMSYQPNRVFVGHGGPLRAVDIKHAFHIPVDKVKL, encoded by the coding sequence TTGATTGAACAATTATCATTAGGCTTTTCCAACGTGTTCCTTCTTCGTGGTGATAAGACCATTATTGTGGATACAGGTAGACCCGGCAATGAGACTCGCATTTTACAAGCACTTGAACAACGAAACATCTCACCAGCAGATGTTTCGTTAATTTTATTAACCCATGGACATTTTGATCACTTCGGAAGCGTAAGGACTTTAAAACAAAAGTTAAACGTCCCTGTTGCCATTCATCATTTGGACCAGGTTGCATTAAAAAACGGGAAAGATCCCGCACTGCATCCAACAAGGTTTACTGGAAAACTCTTAAAGCTTTTCTTACATGGAAAAACGAAAGGCCTCGAACCAGATATTATCATTCATAAAGAATTTGATCTTCATGATTACGGTGTGGCGGGAAGGGTGATCCATACTCCTGGTCATACACCTGGCTCACTATCAATTGTATTTGAGAATCATGACGTCATTATTGGTGATTTATTAATGGGTGGGCATTTAGGCGGGCTTCTTTCTCCTCGAACACCAAACATTCATTATTTCGCTGAAGATATCCAACAAGTTCACAATAGTATCCACAAAGTCATGAGTTATCAACCGAACCGGGTATTTGTTGGTCACGGTGGTCCATTACGCGCTGTGGATATTAAGCATGCCTTTCACATCCCTGTTGATAAAGTAAAACTTTAA
- a CDS encoding YbaK/EbsC family protein — protein sequence MYEEVISLLHKTNISYEKFEHEPVLDYETDQIVRERLGLHGAPSKSLFLKSKSGFYYVLLTLEGIRFNMNDIKEIAGKRLSLCSPDELREQTGCIPGCVAPFGYSQNVTIIVDHSIYAYDKILISPGVPEFTIELSTEELKKILSTCKNAVLEYRKES from the coding sequence ATGTACGAAGAAGTGATCTCCTTATTACATAAAACAAATATTTCCTATGAGAAATTTGAACATGAACCGGTTTTAGATTACGAAACGGACCAGATCGTTCGAGAACGTCTCGGTTTACATGGTGCTCCAAGTAAAAGCTTATTTTTAAAATCAAAATCCGGATTCTATTATGTCCTATTGACATTAGAAGGTATACGTTTCAATATGAACGATATAAAAGAAATTGCTGGGAAACGTCTGTCTCTTTGTTCACCTGATGAACTAAGAGAACAAACAGGATGTATTCCTGGATGTGTTGCACCTTTCGGTTATTCACAGAATGTAACAATTATTGTGGACCATTCCATTTACGCTTACGACAAAATCTTAATTTCACCAGGTGTCCCAGAGTTTACAATTGAATTATCCACAGAAGAATTGAAAAAGATTTTATCCACATGTAAAAATGCAGTTTTAGAATATAGAAAAGAGAGCTGA
- a CDS encoding TIGR01457 family HAD-type hydrolase, whose protein sequence is MYKGYLIDLDGTMYRGEEQIEEASDFVKALQERNLPYLFVTNNSTRKPEQVAEKLVRFDIPAKPEQVFTTSMATANFIYERKQNASVYMIGEEGLHDALVEKGFELVDENPDFVVVGLDREINYEKLAKACLAVRSGATFISTNGDIAIPTERGLLPGNGSLTSVVAVSTGVDPIFIGKPESIIMEQALKVLGTSKEEALMVGDNYDTDILAGINAGMHTLLVHTGVTSVEKLTEYDVQPTQVVHNLTEWIEKM, encoded by the coding sequence ATGTATAAAGGCTATTTAATCGATTTAGACGGTACAATGTATCGCGGAGAAGAACAAATTGAAGAAGCAAGCGATTTTGTAAAAGCATTGCAGGAGCGCAATCTTCCGTATTTATTTGTAACAAATAACTCAACGCGTAAACCAGAACAAGTGGCAGAAAAGCTTGTTCGTTTTGATATTCCAGCTAAGCCGGAACAAGTATTTACAACAAGTATGGCAACAGCGAATTTTATTTATGAGCGTAAACAAAATGCTTCAGTTTATATGATTGGTGAAGAAGGATTACATGATGCACTTGTGGAAAAAGGATTCGAGCTTGTGGATGAAAATCCCGATTTTGTTGTCGTTGGACTGGATCGTGAAATCAACTATGAAAAGCTAGCGAAAGCATGCTTGGCAGTACGCAGTGGCGCAACATTTATTTCAACAAATGGAGATATTGCCATTCCAACTGAGCGTGGTTTACTGCCAGGAAATGGATCATTAACATCTGTTGTCGCAGTATCCACAGGCGTAGATCCAATTTTTATCGGTAAACCAGAATCCATTATTATGGAGCAAGCGTTAAAAGTACTTGGCACATCAAAAGAAGAGGCATTAATGGTTGGGGATAATTATGATACTGACATTTTAGCGGGGATCAATGCTGGCATGCATACTTTACTTGTCCACACTGGAGTCACATCTGTGGAGAAATTAACAGAATATGATGTGCAACCAACACAGGTTGTGCATAACTTGACCGAGTGGATTGAGAAGATGTAA
- a CDS encoding VWA domain-containing protein translates to MSTITLRKEAVRVVLEKKKLTGVVAKVALVLDISGSMRTLYRNGTVQEVVERILAVASQFDDDGALDIWVYDNEFSRLPAVTEKDFAGYVEKHILNNNSIHKFGRNEEPQVMEDVIQKYTMEEKSEEPAFVIFINDGGCKKGIQKPVVSSSNKPIFWQFVGIGNGKFDVLRKLDEMDGRFIDNANFFHIRDIEKTTDETLYNQLLNELPLWIKEAKEKRILL, encoded by the coding sequence TTGAGTACTATCACATTAAGAAAAGAAGCTGTACGTGTTGTATTAGAGAAAAAGAAATTAACAGGTGTTGTGGCAAAAGTTGCACTCGTTTTAGACATTTCTGGATCGATGCGAACTTTATATAGAAACGGTACTGTCCAAGAAGTTGTGGAACGCATCCTTGCTGTTGCAAGTCAATTTGATGATGATGGTGCACTAGATATTTGGGTGTATGATAATGAGTTTTCTAGATTACCAGCCGTTACTGAAAAAGACTTTGCTGGTTATGTAGAAAAGCATATATTAAATAACAATTCCATTCATAAATTCGGCCGAAATGAAGAGCCACAAGTGATGGAAGATGTGATTCAAAAGTATACCATGGAAGAGAAAAGTGAAGAACCAGCCTTTGTTATTTTTATTAACGATGGTGGTTGTAAAAAAGGCATTCAAAAGCCAGTAGTATCCTCCTCTAACAAGCCAATTTTTTGGCAGTTTGTTGGGATTGGAAACGGCAAATTTGATGTCCTTCGAAAACTCGATGAAATGGATGGACGCTTCATCGACAACGCAAACTTTTTTCACATTCGAGATATTGAAAAAACAACAGATGAAACACTATATAACCAGCTATTAAATGAACTTCCGCTGTGGATAAAGGAAGCGAAAGAGAAACGAATTTTGCTATAA
- a CDS encoding DeoR family transcriptional regulator, protein MGEARTTKEEIVQLLKVKGEQTVAMLAESLQITEMAVRRHLSKLEKEQVIHSKMMRQHVGRPIYVYGLSEKGEDLFPKEYKQFALDILEELQRIGDETIVKAILQARTERMEEQLQKRVSRQDKLINKLKEVAFLQERNGYMVQVKQEGENSFILQKQNCPLMTVAEKFPQLCVDEKNMYQRLFSSANVKVLSNMCDGDCHCSYQIQEKK, encoded by the coding sequence ATGGGGGAAGCACGTACAACGAAAGAGGAGATTGTACAGCTTTTAAAAGTAAAAGGGGAACAAACTGTAGCAATGCTAGCTGAATCTTTACAAATCACCGAAATGGCTGTACGTCGTCATTTAAGCAAGTTAGAGAAAGAACAAGTGATTCATTCAAAAATGATGAGACAACACGTTGGACGACCTATATATGTATATGGTTTAAGTGAAAAAGGGGAAGATTTGTTTCCGAAAGAGTATAAACAGTTTGCGTTAGATATACTAGAGGAATTACAACGTATTGGCGATGAAACAATTGTGAAGGCGATTTTACAAGCAAGAACAGAGCGGATGGAAGAACAACTCCAAAAGCGAGTGAGTCGTCAAGATAAATTGATAAATAAATTAAAAGAAGTGGCTTTTTTACAAGAGAGAAATGGGTATATGGTACAGGTGAAACAAGAAGGCGAAAACTCTTTCATCTTACAAAAACAAAATTGTCCATTAATGACCGTTGCTGAGAAGTTTCCACAGCTTTGTGTAGACGAGAAAAATATGTATCAGCGGTTGTTTTCTTCCGCAAATGTGAAAGTGCTATCCAACATGTGCGACGGAGATTGTCACTGTTCATATCAAATACAAGAAAAAAAATGA
- a CDS encoding YhcN/YlaJ family sporulation lipoprotein has product MKKQLVLSLLTLTLFAACQTANKAEMQREEGSRVLVSNKGDMYHTEQTNTRLTRVGYSHKQKNEVSNRQVGTINREKVAEMITDMTVKLPDVTNAATLVTDDEVFVVYRAKTTDPALVTDQVYKTALSIVPRYYKAYVSTDQKLISQIQGLQSGTLNDKEYTQSLDMLKREMSKNPHLNNSQTDTLGDMIKK; this is encoded by the coding sequence ATGAAAAAGCAACTCGTTCTCTCTCTCCTCACTCTTACCTTATTTGCAGCGTGTCAAACAGCAAATAAAGCGGAAATGCAACGAGAAGAAGGCAGTCGTGTTCTTGTCTCTAATAAAGGTGACATGTATCATACGGAACAAACAAATACTAGGCTAACAAGGGTTGGCTACTCTCATAAACAAAAAAATGAAGTATCTAACCGACAAGTAGGTACCATTAACCGCGAAAAGGTAGCCGAAATGATTACGGATATGACAGTGAAACTCCCTGACGTAACAAATGCCGCTACTCTCGTTACCGATGATGAAGTATTCGTTGTATACCGGGCCAAAACAACAGATCCTGCTCTTGTAACAGATCAAGTATATAAAACGGCTTTGTCCATCGTTCCTCGCTATTATAAAGCATATGTTTCAACAGACCAAAAGTTGATTTCCCAAATTCAAGGGCTACAATCTGGTACGTTAAATGATAAAGAATATACACAGAGCCTTGATATGTTAAAACGGGAAATGAGCAAAAATCCGCATTTGAATAATAGTCAAACGGATACACTGGGTGACATGATCAAAAAATAA
- a CDS encoding GNAT family N-acetyltransferase, whose product MLKIEKGKPHLLDELDAMYQKCKENLLQKQIYQWDDSYPTRESIAYHLENNELYCLFKDTALVGAVILNEWQSPEYTLIDWTKTEGRFLIVHSFVIHPIAQGKGYSKILLSFWEDYTKKNKYTGIRLDAFTGNPVSLRLYETNDYKCRGAVYFASKPVPYNWYNCYEKIVE is encoded by the coding sequence ATGTTAAAGATAGAGAAAGGTAAGCCTCACTTGTTAGATGAATTAGATGCTATGTATCAAAAGTGTAAAGAAAACCTATTACAGAAACAAATTTACCAATGGGATGACTCTTACCCGACGCGAGAATCAATCGCATATCACTTAGAAAATAACGAACTCTATTGTCTGTTTAAAGATACCGCTCTCGTTGGCGCCGTCATTTTGAACGAATGGCAATCTCCAGAGTATACACTCATTGATTGGACAAAAACGGAAGGTCGTTTTCTCATTGTCCACTCTTTTGTCATCCATCCGATCGCCCAAGGAAAAGGATACAGTAAAATACTATTATCCTTTTGGGAAGACTATACGAAGAAAAATAAATATACAGGAATACGCTTAGATGCCTTCACAGGTAATCCCGTTTCATTACGCCTATATGAAACAAATGATTATAAGTGCCGAGGAGCCGTCTACTTTGCAAGTAAGCCCGTACCTTATAATTGGTATAACTGCTACGAAAAAATAGTAGAATAG
- a CDS encoding HAD hydrolase family protein, translating into MIFASDLDQTLIYSRKSFRMQIEDKHIQLVETLDGKEISFTTHKTISLLQRLQSQAHFIPVTTRTLEQFQRITLFQKDVVPEYAVTSNGGNILHNGKQDTAWKKNIQTKLITECMAKEDVLKEFQNISHEEWVLSQKTADDLFHYCIIDRENIPYEELASFTAWLDTQGWNHSLQGRKLYLVPKPVNKWDAIAYLKQITETKTVITAGDSLLDLCMLEGANHAFAPLHGELETKQGSLLPHITKTNEIGIYAAEEIVNRALQLIQTSLPTA; encoded by the coding sequence ATGATTTTTGCAAGCGACCTTGATCAGACTCTCATTTATTCTCGAAAATCATTTCGAATGCAGATAGAGGATAAACACATTCAATTAGTTGAAACGTTAGATGGAAAAGAAATTTCTTTTACTACGCATAAAACGATTTCCTTGTTACAAAGGTTGCAATCACAAGCACACTTTATCCCTGTCACAACTCGAACGCTGGAACAGTTCCAGCGTATTACACTATTTCAAAAGGATGTTGTACCAGAATATGCTGTTACAAGCAATGGCGGCAATATTCTTCACAACGGCAAACAGGATACTGCTTGGAAAAAGAACATACAAACAAAGCTCATAACAGAATGTATGGCAAAAGAAGACGTTCTAAAGGAGTTTCAAAATATTTCTCATGAAGAATGGGTGCTATCACAAAAAACAGCAGATGACTTATTTCACTATTGCATAATTGACCGAGAAAATATTCCCTACGAAGAGCTCGCTTCCTTTACAGCATGGTTAGACACGCAAGGGTGGAATCATTCACTGCAAGGCAGAAAATTATACCTTGTTCCAAAGCCAGTGAACAAATGGGATGCCATCGCTTATTTAAAACAAATCACCGAGACCAAAACCGTAATTACAGCTGGAGATTCCTTACTTGATTTATGTATGCTAGAAGGGGCAAATCATGCTTTTGCTCCCCTACATGGTGAACTAGAAACAAAACAAGGTAGTTTACTACCTCACATTACAAAAACAAATGAAATTGGTATATACGCAGCTGAAGAAATTGTAAACAGAGCTCTTCAACTTATCCAAACTTCTCTTCCAACTGCGTAA
- a CDS encoding DUF86 domain-containing protein → MYFVDRKKIEQMLTCLEQVVDTLQEKHQYKTSFEYYALERMSHLIIDCILDVGNAMIDGFIMRDPGSYEDIIDILMDEKVIRNEEGEGIKEVILLRKMLMQDYVEMNHEELYSTVQKQIAIVQNYPANIRRYLEQELGPVSAFVPE, encoded by the coding sequence ATGTACTTTGTAGATCGAAAAAAAATAGAACAAATGTTAACATGTTTAGAACAAGTGGTAGATACATTGCAAGAGAAGCACCAATATAAGACTTCTTTTGAATATTATGCGTTAGAACGCATGTCGCATCTTATCATTGATTGCATATTAGATGTTGGAAATGCAATGATTGATGGGTTTATTATGCGCGACCCAGGAAGTTATGAAGATATTATTGATATTTTAATGGACGAGAAGGTAATACGTAATGAAGAGGGAGAAGGAATCAAAGAAGTGATTCTTCTTCGTAAAATGCTGATGCAAGATTATGTAGAAATGAACCATGAAGAGTTATATAGCACAGTACAAAAACAAATAGCTATAGTGCAGAACTATCCTGCGAATATTCGTCGTTATTTAGAACAGGAATTAGGACCCGTCTCCGCGTTTGTACCAGAATAA
- a CDS encoding NAD(P)H-dependent oxidoreductase, whose product MSKLSTYPQSFNHAILETVQGQLEEKGHEVRVRDLYALNFNPVLATDDFISFSQGNTPAEIEEEQKHIAWADVITFIYPVWWAGLPAILKGYVDRVFSHGFAYAYSENGIEKLLSGKKGLLLSTMGNTKEAYTANGMFEAMKKTTDAGIFEFTGIETLEHTFYTSVPSVDDAARKQYLEEVKELVNRVF is encoded by the coding sequence TTGAGCAAACTATCAACATATCCACAAAGCTTTAACCATGCAATTTTAGAAACTGTACAAGGACAATTAGAAGAAAAAGGTCATGAAGTACGCGTTCGCGATTTATATGCCTTAAACTTCAATCCTGTATTAGCTACTGATGATTTCATTTCATTTTCTCAAGGAAATACGCCAGCCGAAATTGAAGAAGAACAAAAACATATTGCTTGGGCAGATGTAATCACATTCATTTATCCCGTTTGGTGGGCAGGCCTTCCTGCAATCTTAAAAGGATACGTTGATCGCGTATTCAGCCATGGCTTTGCGTATGCTTACAGTGAAAATGGCATTGAAAAGTTATTAAGTGGTAAAAAAGGATTGCTATTATCCACAATGGGAAATACAAAAGAAGCTTATACAGCAAACGGTATGTTCGAAGCAATGAAGAAAACAACTGATGCGGGTATTTTTGAATTTACAGGTATTGAAACATTGGAACACACATTTTATACAAGCGTCCCTTCTGTAGATGATGCAGCGAGAAAGCAGTATCTTGAAGAAGTGAAAGAATTAGTGAACCGAGTATTTTAA
- a CDS encoding DUF3055 domain-containing protein, with product MGERFFLYDDTVDTKTRFVSFMGENERHDLALLYSDRHYGKTIVLDIQRNKFAIIGSDDLNEPGYLEHAFSMSEENAEELRSFLFELI from the coding sequence ATGGGAGAACGTTTTTTTCTTTATGATGACACAGTAGACACAAAAACGCGTTTCGTTAGCTTTATGGGAGAAAATGAGCGTCACGATTTAGCGCTTCTATACTCTGATCGTCATTATGGTAAAACAATTGTCCTGGATATTCAGCGCAATAAATTTGCGATCATTGGCAGTGACGATTTAAACGAACCAGGCTACTTAGAGCATGCATTTTCTATGTCTGAAGAAAATGCAGAAGAATTACGCTCGTTTTTATTTGAACTTATATAA
- a CDS encoding YutD family protein, translating to MEQKQEIHTTVSINNVNYEVIKDYRNGFREEAFKERYAEILNKYDYIVGDWGYDQLRLRGFFDDSSQRSTYDTKISTLSEYLYEYCNFGCAHFVLRKVKK from the coding sequence ATGGAGCAAAAGCAGGAGATTCACACTACAGTTTCCATCAATAATGTTAATTATGAAGTAATCAAAGATTATCGTAATGGTTTTCGTGAAGAAGCATTTAAAGAACGCTATGCCGAAATTTTAAATAAATATGATTATATCGTAGGTGACTGGGGATATGATCAACTCAGGTTGCGTGGTTTTTTTGATGATAGTAGTCAACGTTCAACGTATGATACGAAAATTAGTACATTATCGGAGTATTTATACGAGTACTGTAATTTTGGGTGTGCACACTTTGTATTGAGAAAAGTAAAGAAATAA
- a CDS encoding S4 domain-containing protein — MQKVHLSWNLYQNELETTVEKYCKNCGHTTLFTDTNIRRHNANGKNIYRFAIYKCHKGHTWNKKLQIYKTYSEHVETLDMFQEEWNETANTISLMQYKDAGITEIIILLEMVYGSHRIDKALAAYISDWSRTAIVEKIKSGHIHLNGQTMKPNTTLSKGDSISICL, encoded by the coding sequence ATGCAGAAAGTACACCTTTCTTGGAATTTATATCAAAATGAATTAGAAACAACGGTTGAAAAATATTGTAAAAATTGCGGGCATACCACCCTTTTTACTGATACAAACATTCGTAGACATAACGCAAATGGCAAAAATATTTACCGCTTTGCGATTTATAAATGTCATAAAGGGCATACGTGGAATAAGAAACTCCAAATTTATAAAACGTATTCAGAGCATGTCGAAACACTAGATATGTTTCAAGAAGAATGGAATGAAACAGCAAATACCATCTCGCTGATGCAATATAAGGATGCTGGTATTACTGAAATAATAATCCTGTTAGAGATGGTCTATGGCTCCCATCGCATCGACAAAGCTCTGGCAGCATATATTTCAGACTGGAGCCGCACAGCAATTGTCGAAAAAATAAAAAGCGGACACATTCATTTGAACGGACAGACGATGAAACCAAATACAACACTTTCTAAAGGTGATTCTATTTCAATTTGCTTGTAA